The Bacteroidales bacterium region TTACAATCATTTAAATAGTGCATTTTTATTAGGGGTAAGTAAATAATAGTTTCGTTATTTGTTTTTCTATGATTAATAATAAGTTTAGTTCGTAAAACAAAAGTATTGTTTGGGTCATTTAAGAACTATCGTAGTGTGATTTTATAACTTATGAGATGTCGCGTTGTGGTCGTTGTCCAATAAGGATAACGGCCACAATTTTTATAGTATACCTATAGTTTGTTTTTCCTTACTTCTACTTTCAAGGGTCATCAATAAACCTTTGAAGAATAGGGGAATAAGTATCAATCCTTCTGTCCCGTAAAAATGGCCAGATGTTCCGGTATTGTTTGCTGAGTTGCAGGTCGATTTCCTGTATATGGGTTTCCGGTGTCAGATGGGGTGCCTGGTAAAGTATGGTACCAAAAGGGTTGGCAACAAAAGAACCACCCCAGAACTGTGTACCTGCTTCTTTTCCGGTACGGTTTACAGTAACAACGTGTACTCCGTTGGCGATGGCATGTCCGCGTTGGATGGTCTGCCAGGCTTCATATTGTTCTTTGTTGGTGGGTTCTGATTTTTCTTCGATGTCCCAACCAATGGCGGTAGGAAAAAATAATATTTCGGCACCCATCAGTGATGTAATACGTGCTGCCTCGGGATACCACTGATCCCAACAGATAAGTACCCCGATCCGGGCATATTTAGTGTCGAATGTCCGGTATCCGGTATCTCCGGGTGTAAAATAAAATTTTTCATAGAATCCTGGATCGTCAGGGATATGGTTTTTGCGGTA contains the following coding sequences:
- a CDS encoding carbon-nitrogen hydrolase, translated to MKQNTNQQKVRIGLIQSVSHENPAQNLSEAVKQIKIAAEKGAQVICLQELFRSLYFCDAEELRNFELAEPVPGPTTETFQKLAAELDVVIIASLFEQRAPGLYHNTTAVIDADGTYLGKYRKNHIPDDPGFYEKFYFTPGDTGYRTFDTKYARIGVLICWDQWYPEAARITSLMGAEILFFPTAIGWDIEEKSEPTNKEQYEAWQTIQRGHAIANGVHVVTVNRTGKEAGTQFWGGSFVANPFGTILYQAPHLTPETHIQEIDLQLSKQYRNIWPFLRDRRIDTYSPILQRFIDDP